Proteins from a single region of Rhinolophus sinicus isolate RSC01 linkage group LG13, ASM3656204v1, whole genome shotgun sequence:
- the MRPL46 gene encoding large ribosomal subunit protein mL46, giving the protein MAATGRRALFGVARGWRRFERLRASSLGFRSLTLATAPSNRGSPWHLLGALCLQRPPLVSKPLTPLQEEIAALLQQIEIERSLYSDHELRALDEAQRLAKRKADLYDDEEDEKNILMVQDLEDMWEQKFLQFKPGARITDADKKNDRTSLHRKLDSNLVLLVKEKLGDQDVWMLPQAEWQPGETLRGTAERTLATLSENNMEAKFLGNAPCGHYKFKFPQAIRTESSVGAKIFFFKALLLTGDFSQAGQKGHHVWVSKEELGDYLKPKYLAQVRRFLLDL; this is encoded by the exons ATGGCGGCGACGGGGAGGCGGGCTCTGTTTGGGGTGGCGAGAGGCTGGCGGCGATTCGAAAGGCTCAGGGCCAGTAGTCTGGGTTTTCGCAGCCTGACTCTTGCGACCGCACCCTCGAACCGCGGGTCTCCATGGCACCTGTTAGGCGCGTTGTGCCTGCAGCGGCCACCGCTCGTGTCGAAACCGCTGACTCCTTTGCAGGAAGAGATAGCAGCTCTCCTACAGCAG ATTGAGATCGAGAGAAGCCTGTATTCAGACCATGAGCTTCGTGCTTTAGATGAAGCCCAGAGACTGGCAAAGAGGAAAGCTGACCTCTATGAtgatgaagaagatgaaaagaatatATTGATGGTACAGGATTTGGAAGATATGTGGGAGCAGAAATTCCTACAGTTTAAACCTGGAGCTCGCATCACAG atgcCGATAAAAAGAATGACCGAACCTCATTGCACCGGAAGCTAGACAGCAACCTTGTTCTGTTGGTCAAAGAGAAGCTCGGAGACCAGGATGTGTGGATGCTGCCCCAGGCAGAGTGGCAGCCTGGGGAGACCCTCCGAGGAACAGCTGAGCGAACCCTGGCCACACTCTCAG AAAACAACATGGAAGCCAAGTTCCTGGGAAATGCACCCTGTGGCCACTACAAGTTCAAGTTCCCCCAGGCAATACGGACAGAGAGCAGCGTTGGGGCCAAAATATTCTTCTTCAAAGCACTACTACTAACCGGAGACTTTTCTCAGGCCGGGCAGAAGGGCCATCATGTGTGGGTCAGTAAGGAGGAGCTGGGTGACTATTTGAAACCCAAATACCTGGCCCAGGTGAGGAGATTTCTGTTGGACCTCTGA